One window of the Megalops cyprinoides isolate fMegCyp1 chromosome 2, fMegCyp1.pri, whole genome shotgun sequence genome contains the following:
- the shrprbck1r gene encoding ranBP-type and C3HC4-type zinc finger-containing protein 1 isoform X2, with protein sequence MALSSGGWAHAPPPAPSSSLPGYGASQSGCNTVLMSVRVSVCHSGIRPLCLPGAGDESLRLQLSMDPGRAGEFRLSLRDVSCAGTGRSVSISEFDLRSVRYEVKSPRCHELCLAAPPHDRISFNFRCEKEAQEWATVVMSSLREAQRADSSPPSDRHLNLEPLESQTSVTLPRTEDLCIELTRAIEAGDSRAASQFAVNLARQQVALKIQPSEKSYMDSEISLAVVVEDASSSCCVTVKVFLHMTIASLKQQVFLEYGFHPRVQRWVIGQCLCAEQRSLASYGVRRDGDTAFLYLLSARQARLTRQLFQQDQESALLTPPPPPPPPSNGPASQDWRGYSTLPSRLPHGSMGSSGGGAERLGIGEIRDLINLEMPQLNEAMVPSKANTQPGWSCPSCTFINKPTRPGCEICSTDRPESYTVPGGYRPDPLELRRIQQEKEAVRQYQQAREVERRENFARLVMMDGQDLVPNPESVDCRICYLDLQPGEGVLLRECLHCFCRECLRSVILMCEEPEVACPYRDDSYACDRTLLEREIRALVSGEEYERWLQRGLSVAESRCESSYHCASPDCPGWCEYEDTVNTFHCPVCNKHNCLLCKAIHEGMNCRQYQDDLTARAVNDSAARRTRDLLKTLVQSGQAMHCPQCGIIVQKKEGCDWLRCTVCHTEICWVTRGPRWGPGGPGDTSGGCRCNVNKQRCHPKCQNCH encoded by the exons ATGGCGCTGAGCTCAGGCGGGTGGGCTCACGCCCCTCCGCCGGCTCCGTCTTCCTCTCTTCCCGGCTACGGGGCCTCCCAGAGCGGCTGCAACACTGTCTTAATGTCGGTGCGCGTTTCCGTGTGCCACTCAGGAATACGGCCGCTGTGTCTCCCGGGGGCAGGCGATGAGTCCCTGCGTCTGCAGCTCAGCATGGACCCGGGGAGGGCCGGGGAATTCCGCCTATCGCTGCGGGACGTCAGCTGCGCGGGGACTGGTCGCAGTGTG TCCATTTCAGAATTTGATCTGCGCTCTGTGCGGTATGAGGTGAAGTCGCCGCGTTGTCATGAGTTGTGTTTGGCCGCGCCCCCTCACGACCGCATCAGCTTCAACTTCCGCTGCGAGAAGGAAGCTCAGGAGTGGGCCactgtggtgatgtcatcactaAGGGAGGCGCAACGAG CAGACTCCTCTCCCCCTAGTGACCGACATCTAAACCTGGAGCCTCTCGAATCGCAGACCTCCGTCACCTTGCCTCGGACAG aGGACCTGTGCATTGAGCTGACCCGTGCCATCGAGGCAGGTGACTCGCGGGCCGCCTCGCAGTTTGCAGTCAACCTGGCTCGACAGCAGGTGGCGCTCAAGATCCAGCCCTCCGAGAAGAGCTACATGGACAGCGAAATAAG CCTGGCAGTGGTGGTGGAAGatgcttcctcttcctgttgtgTCACAGTCAAAGTCTTCCTCCATATGACCATTGCGTCACTCAAGCAGCAG GTGTTCCTGGAATACGGGTTTCACCCGCGGGTGCAGCGCTGGGTGATTGGGCAGTGCCTGTGCGCAGAGCAGCGGTCACTGGCCTCCTACGGGGTGAGGAGGGACGGGGACACGGCCTTCCTGTACCTCCTCTCGGCACGCCAGGCCCGTCTGACGCGCCAGCTGTTCCAGCAGGATCAGGAGAGCGCCTTGCTCACCCCGcctccgcccccgcccccgcccagTAACGGCCCCGCCTCCCAGGACTGGCGGGGCTACAGCACCCTGCCCTCAAGACTGCCCCACGGCAGCATGG GTAGCAGCGGAGGTGGGGCAGAGAGGTTGGGAATTGGTGAAATCCGTGATCTCATCAACCTAGAGATGCCCCAGCTTAATGAAGCAATGGTCCccagcaaagcaaacacacag CCTGGATGGTCTTGTCCCTCCTGCACCTTCATTAACAAGCCCACGAGGCCCGGCTGTGAGATCTGCAGTACGGACCGGCCCGAGAGCTACACCGTGCCTGGGGGGTATCGGCCCGACCCACTCGAGCTGCGCCGAAtccagcaggagaaggaggctGTCAGACAGTACCAACAG GCCAGGGAGGTGGAGCGGAGGGAGAACTTTGCCCGGCTGGTGATGATGGACGGGCAGGACTTGGTGCCGAACCCAGAGAGCGTGGACTGCCGCATCTGCTACCTGGACCTGCAGCCTGGGGAAGGGGTGCTGCTGAGAGAGTGTCTGCACTGtttctgcag AGAGTGCCTGCGCTCAGTGATCCTAATGTGCGAGGAGCCCGAGGTGGCCTGCCCGTACCGCGACGACTCGTACGCCTGCGACCGCACGTTGCTGGAGCGGGAGATCCGTGCG CTGGTGTCGGGAGAGGAGTATGAGCGCTGGCTGCAGAGGGGCCTGTCTGTGGCGGAGTCTCGCTGTGAGAGCAGCTACCACTGTGCCAGTCCAGACTGCCCGGGCTGGTGCGAGTACGAGGACACGGTCAACACCTTCCACTGCCCTGTGTGCAACAAGCACAACTGCCTGCTCTGCAAg GCCATCCACGAGGGGATGAACTGCAGACAGTATCAGGACGACCTGACCGCCCGCGCCGTAAATGACTCTGCGGCCCGCAGGACTCGCGACCTCCTGAAG ACCCTGGTTCAGTCTGGGCAGGCCATGCACTGTCCACAGTGTGGGATCATCGTGCAGAAGAAAgagggctgtgattggctgcgcTGTACCGTCTGTCACACAGAGATTTGCTGGGTCACCAGGGGACCGCGCTGGGGTCCTGGG ggCCCAGGGGACACCAGCGGAGGTTGCCGCTGCAACGTCAACAAACAGAGATGCCACCCTAAGTGCCAGAACTGCCACTGA
- the shrprbck1r gene encoding ranBP-type and C3HC4-type zinc finger-containing protein 1 isoform X1 encodes MALSSGGWAHAPPPAPSSSLPGYGASQSGCNTVLMSVRVSVCHSGIRPLCLPGAGDESLRLQLSMDPGRAGEFRLSLRDVSCAGTGRSVSISEFDLRSVRYEVKSPRCHELCLAAPPHDRISFNFRCEKEAQEWATVVMSSLREAQRVADSSPPSDRHLNLEPLESQTSVTLPRTEDLCIELTRAIEAGDSRAASQFAVNLARQQVALKIQPSEKSYMDSEISLAVVVEDASSSCCVTVKVFLHMTIASLKQQVFLEYGFHPRVQRWVIGQCLCAEQRSLASYGVRRDGDTAFLYLLSARQARLTRQLFQQDQESALLTPPPPPPPPSNGPASQDWRGYSTLPSRLPHGSMGSSGGGAERLGIGEIRDLINLEMPQLNEAMVPSKANTQPGWSCPSCTFINKPTRPGCEICSTDRPESYTVPGGYRPDPLELRRIQQEKEAVRQYQQAREVERRENFARLVMMDGQDLVPNPESVDCRICYLDLQPGEGVLLRECLHCFCRECLRSVILMCEEPEVACPYRDDSYACDRTLLEREIRALVSGEEYERWLQRGLSVAESRCESSYHCASPDCPGWCEYEDTVNTFHCPVCNKHNCLLCKAIHEGMNCRQYQDDLTARAVNDSAARRTRDLLKTLVQSGQAMHCPQCGIIVQKKEGCDWLRCTVCHTEICWVTRGPRWGPGGPGDTSGGCRCNVNKQRCHPKCQNCH; translated from the exons ATGGCGCTGAGCTCAGGCGGGTGGGCTCACGCCCCTCCGCCGGCTCCGTCTTCCTCTCTTCCCGGCTACGGGGCCTCCCAGAGCGGCTGCAACACTGTCTTAATGTCGGTGCGCGTTTCCGTGTGCCACTCAGGAATACGGCCGCTGTGTCTCCCGGGGGCAGGCGATGAGTCCCTGCGTCTGCAGCTCAGCATGGACCCGGGGAGGGCCGGGGAATTCCGCCTATCGCTGCGGGACGTCAGCTGCGCGGGGACTGGTCGCAGTGTG TCCATTTCAGAATTTGATCTGCGCTCTGTGCGGTATGAGGTGAAGTCGCCGCGTTGTCATGAGTTGTGTTTGGCCGCGCCCCCTCACGACCGCATCAGCTTCAACTTCCGCTGCGAGAAGGAAGCTCAGGAGTGGGCCactgtggtgatgtcatcactaAGGGAGGCGCAACGAG TAGCAGACTCCTCTCCCCCTAGTGACCGACATCTAAACCTGGAGCCTCTCGAATCGCAGACCTCCGTCACCTTGCCTCGGACAG aGGACCTGTGCATTGAGCTGACCCGTGCCATCGAGGCAGGTGACTCGCGGGCCGCCTCGCAGTTTGCAGTCAACCTGGCTCGACAGCAGGTGGCGCTCAAGATCCAGCCCTCCGAGAAGAGCTACATGGACAGCGAAATAAG CCTGGCAGTGGTGGTGGAAGatgcttcctcttcctgttgtgTCACAGTCAAAGTCTTCCTCCATATGACCATTGCGTCACTCAAGCAGCAG GTGTTCCTGGAATACGGGTTTCACCCGCGGGTGCAGCGCTGGGTGATTGGGCAGTGCCTGTGCGCAGAGCAGCGGTCACTGGCCTCCTACGGGGTGAGGAGGGACGGGGACACGGCCTTCCTGTACCTCCTCTCGGCACGCCAGGCCCGTCTGACGCGCCAGCTGTTCCAGCAGGATCAGGAGAGCGCCTTGCTCACCCCGcctccgcccccgcccccgcccagTAACGGCCCCGCCTCCCAGGACTGGCGGGGCTACAGCACCCTGCCCTCAAGACTGCCCCACGGCAGCATGG GTAGCAGCGGAGGTGGGGCAGAGAGGTTGGGAATTGGTGAAATCCGTGATCTCATCAACCTAGAGATGCCCCAGCTTAATGAAGCAATGGTCCccagcaaagcaaacacacag CCTGGATGGTCTTGTCCCTCCTGCACCTTCATTAACAAGCCCACGAGGCCCGGCTGTGAGATCTGCAGTACGGACCGGCCCGAGAGCTACACCGTGCCTGGGGGGTATCGGCCCGACCCACTCGAGCTGCGCCGAAtccagcaggagaaggaggctGTCAGACAGTACCAACAG GCCAGGGAGGTGGAGCGGAGGGAGAACTTTGCCCGGCTGGTGATGATGGACGGGCAGGACTTGGTGCCGAACCCAGAGAGCGTGGACTGCCGCATCTGCTACCTGGACCTGCAGCCTGGGGAAGGGGTGCTGCTGAGAGAGTGTCTGCACTGtttctgcag AGAGTGCCTGCGCTCAGTGATCCTAATGTGCGAGGAGCCCGAGGTGGCCTGCCCGTACCGCGACGACTCGTACGCCTGCGACCGCACGTTGCTGGAGCGGGAGATCCGTGCG CTGGTGTCGGGAGAGGAGTATGAGCGCTGGCTGCAGAGGGGCCTGTCTGTGGCGGAGTCTCGCTGTGAGAGCAGCTACCACTGTGCCAGTCCAGACTGCCCGGGCTGGTGCGAGTACGAGGACACGGTCAACACCTTCCACTGCCCTGTGTGCAACAAGCACAACTGCCTGCTCTGCAAg GCCATCCACGAGGGGATGAACTGCAGACAGTATCAGGACGACCTGACCGCCCGCGCCGTAAATGACTCTGCGGCCCGCAGGACTCGCGACCTCCTGAAG ACCCTGGTTCAGTCTGGGCAGGCCATGCACTGTCCACAGTGTGGGATCATCGTGCAGAAGAAAgagggctgtgattggctgcgcTGTACCGTCTGTCACACAGAGATTTGCTGGGTCACCAGGGGACCGCGCTGGGGTCCTGGG ggCCCAGGGGACACCAGCGGAGGTTGCCGCTGCAACGTCAACAAACAGAGATGCCACCCTAAGTGCCAGAACTGCCACTGA